One Polaribacter sp. KT25b DNA segment encodes these proteins:
- the nirD gene encoding nitrite reductase small subunit NirD, with the protein MEQILEQYTSTKLEDVKVWFKAATVQDFPLDGGACVKYKNKQIAVFNFARLNKWYACQNVCPHKMEMVLSRGMIGDDKGTPKVACPLHKKTFSLEDGSNLTGEDFKIATYPVKIEDEIVYIGFSE; encoded by the coding sequence ATGGAACAAATTTTAGAACAATACACATCAACAAAACTAGAAGATGTAAAAGTCTGGTTTAAAGCTGCAACTGTGCAAGATTTTCCTTTAGATGGTGGTGCTTGTGTAAAGTACAAAAACAAACAAATTGCTGTTTTTAATTTTGCAAGATTAAATAAATGGTATGCCTGCCAAAATGTTTGTCCTCATAAAATGGAAATGGTGTTAAGTAGAGGTATGATTGGTGATGATAAAGGAACTCCAAAAGTTGCTTGTCCTTTACATAAAAAAACATTTTCTTTAGAAGACGGATCTAATTTAACTGGCGAAGATTTTAAAATTGCAACTTATCCTGTTAAAATAGAAGATGAAATTGTGTATATTGGCTTTTCTGAATAA
- a CDS encoding DUF4202 domain-containing protein, which produces MKPTRFETAIALIDKKNAEDPNTYQVAGLAYPKELLYSQRMTRKLLQFDPNASKALQIAARAQHICRWKIERKEYPMDRVGYLKWRETLKKIHADLTVEILQQVGFDEQFQERVKKIILKKLIKKNEESQILEDAICLVFLDYYFDEFAAKHTDEKVIDILKKTWVKMSDKGHAAALTIPFSDKSLALVKQAIS; this is translated from the coding sequence ATGAAACCTACAAGATTTGAAACTGCAATCGCGTTAATAGACAAAAAAAATGCTGAAGACCCAAATACGTATCAAGTTGCTGGTTTAGCATATCCTAAAGAATTGTTGTACTCACAAAGAATGACAAGAAAATTACTTCAGTTTGATCCTAATGCATCAAAAGCATTACAAATTGCAGCAAGAGCACAGCACATTTGCAGGTGGAAAATTGAAAGAAAAGAATATCCTATGGACAGAGTTGGATATTTAAAATGGCGTGAAACGCTTAAAAAAATTCATGCAGATTTAACTGTAGAAATTTTACAACAAGTAGGTTTTGATGAGCAATTTCAAGAAAGAGTTAAAAAAATAATCCTAAAGAAATTAATTAAGAAAAATGAGGAATCTCAAATTTTAGAAGATGCCATTTGTTTGGTTTTTTTAGATTATTATTTCGATGAATTTGCTGCAAAACACACAGACGAAAAAGTAATCGATATCTTAAAAAAGACTTGGGTAAAAATGTCAGACAAAGGGCATGCTGCAGCACTAACAATTCCTTTTTCTGATAAAAGTTTGGCTTTGGTAAAACAAGCTATTTCGTAA